In Streptomyces sp. P9-A4, the genomic window ACGAGGAGGCGCTGTACTCGGCGCTCAAGGAGGGCCGGGTCGCCGGCGCCGGCCTCGACGTGTACGCGAAGGAGCCCTGCACGGACTCCCCGCTCTTCGAGCTCGACCAGGTCGTCTGCACCCCGCACCTCGGCGCGTCCACGGACGAGGCCCAGGAGAAGGCCGGCATCGCCGTCGCCCGCTCGGTGCGCCTGGCGCTCGCCGGTGAGCTGGTCCCGGACGCGGTCAACGTCCAGGGCGGTGTCATCGCGGAGGACGTGAAGCCGGGCCTGCCGCTCGCCGAGAAGCTCGGCCGGATCTTCACCGCGCTCGCGGGCGAGGTCGCGGCCCGTCTCGACGTCGAGGTGTACGGCGAGATCACCCAGCACGATGTGAAGGTGCTCGAACTCTCCGCGCTCAAGGGCGTGTTCGAGGACGTGGTCGACGAGACCGTGTCGTACGTCAACGCCCCGCTGTTCGCGCAGGAGCGCGGTGTCGAGGTGCGCCTGACGACCAGCTCCGAGTCGCCCGACCACCGCAACGTCGTCACCGTGCGCGGCACCCTCGCGAACGGCGAGGAGGTCGCGGTCTCCGGCACGCTGGCCGGCCCCAAGCACCTCCAGAAGATCGTCGCGGTCGGCGACTACGACGTGGACCTGGCGCTCGCCGACCACATGGTGGTGCTGCGCTACGAGGACCGCCCGGGTGTCGTCGGCACCGTCGGCCGGATCCTCGGCGAGGCCGGTCTGAACATCGCCGGCATGCAGGTCTCCCGCGCGGAGGAGGGTGGCGAGGCGCTCGTCGTGCTCACCGTGGACGACACGCTGCCGGCGCCGGTGCTCGCGGAGATCGCGGCCGAGATCGGTGCCGCCTCGGCCCGCTCGGTCAACCTGATCTGACGCACGGCCCCGCGGGGCGGTTACGGCCCGCAGGACCCGCACGCTTCCGTACCCGGCAGCTAGACGTTCGTATTACACAAGCGTCTAGTGGCCGGGTACAGTGCTGTCATGGGACACAAGGAAGACCTGCTCGAAGGCGCCAAGCGCTGCCTCCTGGAGAAGGGGTACGGGCGGACCACGGCCCGCGACATCGTCGCCGCGTCGGGCACCAACCTCGCCTCCATCGGCTACCACTACGGCTCCAAGGACGCCCTGCTCCAGCAGGCCTTCCTGGCCCTCACCGAGGAGTGGGGCGACCGGGTCACCCCGCCCGAGGGCGACGGCGGGGCGCCGGAGCTGCCGGCCGACCCGTACGAGCGCTTCCACGCCGTCTGGGCCCGGCTGATCGCCGCCGCCGAGGCCAGCCGCCCGGTCTGGAAGCTCCAGACCGAGGTCGTCACCCGGCTCGACGACGACGAGAAGCTCCGCGACGCCATCAAGGAGCCGCAGCGGGAGGGCCGGCTGGGCATCGCCGAGGGCATGCTCGGCATCGACCCGGCGGCCGAGCCGGAGAAGGCGCGGGTGGCCGGCCTCCTCTGTCAGGCGCTCGCCACCGGCGTCATGATCCAGTGGATGGTCGACCCGGAGACCGCGCCGAGCGCCGACGACCTCACCGAGGGCCTCAAGGTCCTGATGGAGGGTCAGTAGGGGCCGATTCGGCCGGAGTTGTCGCTTCCGGCGGCACCGGGCTGCTGTGATGGCCGGGACCGCACGAGCCCACGCCGGGAGGCACCCATGCGCAAGCGCCGCCGTACCACCACGATCCTCGCCGGCCTCTTCGCCGGCGCACTGCTCATCGGGGCCGCCGCCCAGCTGGCCAAGGTGTCCGCGGACGCGCCCGCGGCGCGGACCGTCGCCATGAACAAGGCGGAACTCGTCGGCGCCTGACGCCACCGGTCCGGGCCGCGCGCGCTTCCGGAGTCGCTCAGAGCCGGGCCGATTTCAGCGACATGTGGAGCAGCAGGCGGTCCTCGCCGTCGTCCAGGTCCAGGCCCGTGAGCTGTTCGACCCGGGACAGCCGGTAGTAGAGGGTCTGGCGGTGGATGCCCAGGGCCGCCGCCGTACGGCCCGCCTGGCCCGCGTTGTCGAGGAACACCTCGGCGGTGCGGGCCAGTTCGGCGTGGGCGGGGGCGATCAGCGGCGCCACGGCCGGGTCGATCTCGGGGTGGTAGAGCGCCGCGAGCAGACGGTACGGGCCGATCCCGGCCCACTCCGCGACCGGGCCGAGCTTCGGCTGCGCCGTGGCGGCGCGGGCCGCCGTGTTCGCCTCGCGCCAGGCGGCCGGAAGCTCCGTGAGGCCCCGGCGGGGGTTCGCGATGCCGGCCGGGGCGGCGGCGCGCAGCCGGTCGGCGGCCGTGTGGGCGGGGGAG contains:
- the serA gene encoding phosphoglycerate dehydrogenase encodes the protein MSSKPVVLIAEELSPATVDALGPDFEIRHCNGADRAELIPAIADVDAILVRSATKVDAEALAAARKLRVVARAGVGLDNVDVSAATKAGVMVVNAPTSNIVTAAELACGLLVATARNIPQANTALKNGEWKRNKYTGVELSEKTLGVVGLGRIGVLVAQRMSAFGMKIVAYDPYVQPARAAQMGVKLLALDELLEVADFITVHLPKTPETIGLIGDEALHKVKPSVRIVNAARGGIVDEEALYSALKEGRVAGAGLDVYAKEPCTDSPLFELDQVVCTPHLGASTDEAQEKAGIAVARSVRLALAGELVPDAVNVQGGVIAEDVKPGLPLAEKLGRIFTALAGEVAARLDVEVYGEITQHDVKVLELSALKGVFEDVVDETVSYVNAPLFAQERGVEVRLTTSSESPDHRNVVTVRGTLANGEEVAVSGTLAGPKHLQKIVAVGDYDVDLALADHMVVLRYEDRPGVVGTVGRILGEAGLNIAGMQVSRAEEGGEALVVLTVDDTLPAPVLAEIAAEIGAASARSVNLI
- a CDS encoding TetR/AcrR family transcriptional regulator, with the translated sequence MGHKEDLLEGAKRCLLEKGYGRTTARDIVAASGTNLASIGYHYGSKDALLQQAFLALTEEWGDRVTPPEGDGGAPELPADPYERFHAVWARLIAAAEASRPVWKLQTEVVTRLDDDEKLRDAIKEPQREGRLGIAEGMLGIDPAAEPEKARVAGLLCQALATGVMIQWMVDPETAPSADDLTEGLKVLMEGQ